From the genome of Syntrophobacterales bacterium, one region includes:
- a CDS encoding acyl-CoA dehydrogenase family protein, protein MFFNPSMKHKALRKALRMFAEAEIGPIARDIDREARFPWEVIEKMRPLDLFGMQVPKAFGGADMDSISYAIVIEEISRVSAAVGLCLAIHNSICLHPINRWGTDEQKKRFLPGMVRGEKIGAYCMTEAGIGSDVGGVETSATPEGDDYVLNGTKIFVTNGGICGTALVFATTDYQNPRRGATMFIVDRETPGFIVGEIEELCGMRANPVSSIYLENCRVPAKNVLGQPGEGVRIGMESLNVGRIGIAAQAMGIAQAAFDDSVLYSKERQQFKKPISSFQTIQNYLADMATDIDAGRLLLYRACAAQDSGSPLREAAAMAKLFCSEMAMRVANKAVQIHGGYGYSKEYAVERYFRDAKVTELYEGTSEVQRIVISREVLAKRV, encoded by the coding sequence TTGTTTTTTAACCCTTCCATGAAACACAAGGCGCTCCGTAAGGCGTTGCGTATGTTTGCCGAGGCGGAGATCGGCCCTATCGCCCGCGATATCGATCGCGAGGCAAGATTTCCCTGGGAAGTTATTGAGAAGATGCGTCCCCTTGATCTCTTCGGCATGCAGGTGCCCAAGGCTTTCGGCGGCGCTGATATGGACTCGATCAGCTATGCGATCGTCATTGAAGAAATTTCTCGCGTAAGCGCGGCGGTTGGTCTTTGCCTGGCAATTCACAACAGTATCTGCCTGCATCCGATCAACCGCTGGGGAACGGATGAACAGAAAAAACGGTTCCTGCCGGGAATGGTGCGCGGTGAGAAGATAGGCGCATACTGCATGACGGAAGCCGGTATCGGTTCCGACGTGGGCGGCGTGGAGACAAGCGCGACACCCGAGGGCGATGATTATGTACTGAACGGCACAAAGATCTTCGTGACCAATGGGGGCATCTGCGGCACCGCTCTGGTCTTTGCCACCACCGATTATCAGAACCCCCGGCGGGGCGCCACGATGTTCATAGTTGACAGGGAAACCCCCGGTTTCATAGTCGGAGAGATAGAGGAACTCTGCGGGATGAGGGCAAACCCGGTTTCCTCTATCTATCTGGAAAATTGCCGCGTCCCGGCGAAAAATGTGCTCGGCCAGCCAGGGGAAGGTGTCAGGATCGGGATGGAATCACTCAATGTCGGCCGCATCGGCATTGCCGCTCAGGCGATGGGAATTGCGCAGGCTGCGTTTGATGATTCGGTTCTCTACTCCAAGGAGCGACAGCAGTTTAAGAAACCTATTTCCTCTTTTCAGACAATCCAGAATTATCTTGCCGATATGGCAACGGATATCGATGCGGGGCGACTTCTCCTGTACCGTGCCTGCGCGGCGCAGGATTCCGGCAGCCCCTTGCGGGAGGCGGCGGCGATGGCAAAACTTTTCTGCAGTGAAATGGCCATGCGCGTCGCGAACAAAGCCGTGCAAATTCATGGCGGGTACGGATACAGCAAGGAATATGCCGTGGAACGCTACTTCCGAGACGCGAAGGTTACGGAACTTTACGAGGGGACAAGCGAGGTGCAGCGGATAGT
- a CDS encoding aminoacyl-tRNA deacylase: MAKERIPATPALLFMKKNGLSFTLRSYRYEEHGGTTVAARELEVDENLVIKTLVMEDDGGKPLIILMHGDRKVSTKALARVMGVKSVTPCEPHVAERHTGYRVGGTSPFGTKRPLRIFMEEDIALLPRILINAGSRGLLAEMAPAELIRTLNPVSVKVAI, translated from the coding sequence ATGGCCAAGGAACGGATACCGGCAACCCCCGCCCTGCTCTTTATGAAAAAAAACGGGCTCAGTTTCACGTTGCGGTCCTATCGCTATGAAGAACATGGGGGAACAACCGTTGCCGCGCGTGAACTGGAGGTTGATGAAAACCTGGTGATCAAGACGCTGGTCATGGAGGATGATGGCGGAAAACCCCTTATAATCCTCATGCATGGGGACCGGAAGGTTTCCACCAAGGCGCTGGCCAGGGTTATGGGGGTAAAATCGGTAACCCCCTGTGAACCCCATGTTGCCGAAAGGCATACCGGCTACCGTGTCGGAGGAACGTCTCCGTTTGGAACGAAACGCCCTCTTAGGATTTTTATGGAGGAAGACATTGCGCTTCTTCCCAGGATCTTGATCAATGCCGGAAGTCGGGGATTGCTCGCGGAAATGGCGCCGGCGGAGCTGATCCGAACATTAAACCCGGTCAGCGTAAAGGTGGCAATATGA
- the trxC gene encoding thioredoxin TrxC: MNNEEMVVRCLNCGAKNRISKERMHDRPLCGKCGKPLDEIIIRCLSCGTKNRIPENRLSENPLCGNCGVVLAVTADAGRPIEVNDSTFDREVLSAPGAVLVDCWAPWCAPCRLVAPILDELAAKYAGGIRIAKLNVDENQVVASRYNIRSIPTMLFFRDGKMVKSLVGALPKETIEQNISALMQKN; encoded by the coding sequence ATGAACAACGAAGAGATGGTGGTGCGGTGCCTGAATTGCGGCGCCAAAAACCGGATATCGAAAGAAAGGATGCATGACCGTCCCCTCTGCGGAAAGTGCGGAAAGCCGCTGGACGAGATAATCATCCGCTGTCTGAGCTGCGGCACAAAGAACCGCATTCCCGAAAACAGGCTCAGTGAAAACCCCCTCTGCGGTAACTGCGGCGTTGTGCTGGCGGTAACGGCGGACGCGGGCCGTCCGATTGAGGTCAATGACTCAACCTTTGACAGGGAGGTCCTTTCCGCCCCCGGGGCCGTGCTTGTTGACTGCTGGGCGCCCTGGTGCGCCCCCTGCCGCCTGGTGGCGCCGATCCTCGATGAACTGGCTGCCAAATATGCGGGAGGCATCCGGATTGCCAAGCTTAACGTGGACGAAAACCAGGTTGTTGCTTCTCGTTACAATATCCGCAGCATCCCGACAATGCTGTTTTTCCGGGACGGCAAAATGGTCAAAAGCCTGGTTGGCGCCCTGCCGAAAGAGACTATTGAACAAAATATCAGCGCGCTGATGCAAAAAAATTAA
- a CDS encoding NUDIX hydrolase — protein sequence MPDAGELNRKQLYSCRIFDLYQSDVRLPDGRKFQYSWLDHRPTVAVVPVNQDGKLVLIDQYRQAAGGMIVEIPAGTMDKQGEDVAGCVQRELAEEAGFQAGRLIRLFEGYLVPGYSNEYMYFYLATDLHAASLPGDEDEYIRVMQVSFDEARQMIRDRRIVDVKTALGIQMAWDFLQDRLDF from the coding sequence ATGCCGGATGCAGGAGAACTCAACCGCAAACAGCTTTATAGTTGCCGCATTTTTGACTTGTACCAAAGCGACGTCCGGCTTCCCGATGGCCGGAAATTCCAGTATAGCTGGCTTGACCACCGCCCCACAGTAGCCGTCGTCCCGGTAAATCAGGACGGCAAGCTGGTGCTGATTGATCAGTACCGGCAAGCGGCAGGCGGGATGATTGTCGAAATACCTGCCGGCACTATGGATAAGCAAGGAGAGGATGTCGCGGGATGCGTGCAGCGTGAGCTTGCCGAAGAGGCGGGCTTCCAGGCCGGCCGGCTGATCAGGCTTTTCGAAGGATATCTCGTCCCTGGATATTCCAATGAATACATGTACTTTTACCTTGCCACTGATCTTCACGCCGCATCCCTTCCCGGTGACGAGGACGAGTATATACGGGTCATGCAAGTTTCCTTCGACGAGGCCAGGCAGATGATCCGCGACAGGCGGATCGTTGACGTCAAGACGGCGCTCGGCATACAAATGGCGTGGGATTTTCTGCAGGACAGGCTTGATTTTTAA
- a CDS encoding HAD family hydrolase: MTAAVESMMLFDFDGVLADSLHLYSEAVRLILERIGTPIVSSRADYLELFEGNFYESMAGRGVDLAAFSRAAKEILPGLDYSAMRPFPGLIPVLSSLQQDNLLAVVSSNGSQTIAKALSSFGFLTYFQDILGSDFLFSKREKISHALSKYGVSPCQTYYIGDTTGDIAEAKAAGVVSVAAAWGWHSREKLAAASPDFLIDTPQGLLDLGSGRRSAAAES, translated from the coding sequence ATGACGGCTGCCGTAGAATCAATGATGCTTTTCGACTTTGACGGGGTGCTTGCCGACTCGCTGCACCTGTACTCGGAGGCGGTCAGACTTATCCTCGAACGGATTGGCACGCCCATCGTCTCGAGTCGCGCCGATTATCTGGAACTTTTCGAAGGGAATTTCTACGAATCAATGGCTGGCCGGGGGGTTGACCTTGCGGCCTTTTCCCGCGCCGCAAAGGAAATTCTCCCCGGCCTCGATTACAGTGCGATGAGGCCTTTCCCGGGACTCATCCCGGTTTTGAGCTCCCTGCAGCAAGACAATCTGCTGGCCGTTGTTTCGTCAAACGGTTCACAGACAATCGCCAAAGCGCTGAGCAGTTTTGGCTTTTTAACCTATTTTCAGGACATTCTCGGCTCTGATTTTCTCTTCAGCAAGCGGGAAAAAATCAGCCACGCCTTATCGAAATATGGGGTTTCCCCTTGTCAAACCTACTACATAGGGGACACGACGGGGGACATTGCCGAGGCGAAGGCAGCCGGGGTTGTAAGCGTGGCCGCCGCCTGGGGGTGGCACAGCCGGGAGAAGCTCGCCGCTGCCTCTCCCGATTTTCTGATCGATACGCCTCAGGGCCTGCTTGACCTGGGAAGCGGGCGCCGGAGCGCTGCGGCGGAATCGTAA
- a CDS encoding D-alanyl-D-alanine carboxypeptidase gives MSHGGGLAIVKRSISVLIILSALFFWPHLSAAEGLKLTCRSAILMDMNTGRILYSHFADTRLQPASITKILSLYIADEAIKAGRTRLSDQVRISRKASNTGGSRMFVQAGSEITLGELMKGIAVVSANDGSVALAEYLGGTVEQFVAQMNRKARELGMSNSNFQNPNGLPAKNQFTTARDMLVLARSYLQRFPEALDLHSTQYFTYNSITQRNRNSLLRHYPDADGLKTGWVAIAGYHIIATAKRGDTRLIAVVMGAKSPGIRARETGQLLDEGFRRINKGNRQG, from the coding sequence TTGAGCCACGGAGGGGGATTAGCCATCGTTAAGCGAAGCATCAGCGTTTTAATAATTCTATCCGCGCTTTTTTTCTGGCCGCACCTGTCTGCCGCCGAGGGGCTTAAGCTGACCTGCCGTTCGGCTATCCTCATGGACATGAATACCGGCAGAATACTCTATTCCCATTTTGCCGATACGCGTCTCCAACCGGCATCAATTACGAAAATCCTCTCCCTTTACATCGCCGACGAGGCGATAAAAGCGGGGCGAACCAGGCTTTCCGACCAGGTAAGGATCAGCCGCAAGGCATCGAATACGGGCGGCTCCCGCATGTTCGTTCAGGCGGGCAGTGAAATTACCCTGGGAGAACTTATGAAGGGGATCGCGGTTGTTTCCGCCAATGACGGCTCCGTTGCCCTGGCCGAATATCTCGGGGGCACCGTGGAGCAATTCGTCGCGCAGATGAACCGGAAGGCCCGTGAATTAGGGATGTCCAACAGCAACTTCCAGAATCCCAACGGTCTCCCCGCCAAAAACCAATTTACGACGGCTCGGGACATGCTTGTTTTGGCCAGAAGCTATCTGCAGCGCTTTCCGGAGGCGCTCGATCTGCATTCCACCCAGTACTTCACCTACAACAGCATCACCCAGCGCAACCGGAACAGCCTGCTGCGCCATTATCCCGACGCGGACGGCTTGAAGACAGGATGGGTCGCAATCGCCGGATATCACATAATTGCGACGGCAAAACGGGGGGACACCCGCCTGATCGCCGTGGTGATGGGGGCAAAGAGCCCCGGCATCCGGGCAAGGGAAACGGGACAGCTCCTCGATGAGGGATTCAGAAGGATCAATAAAGGCAATCGCCAGGGGTAA
- the gpmA gene encoding 2,3-diphosphoglycerate-dependent phosphoglycerate mutase: protein MIRMVLIRHGESAWNLENRFTGWTDVDLTEKGIAEAHQAGRLLKEEGYTFDLAHTSVLKRAIRTLWIVLDEMELMWLPVHRSWRLNERHYGALQGLNKKDTADKYGMEQVHIWRRSYDTPPPALETTDERFSGSDPRYRGLEPAELPVGESLKNTLERVLPYWHEAIVPELRAGKKLVIVAHGNSIRALVKYLDDVPDNVITELNIPTGIPLIYELDDQLRAVNHFYLGDQDAVAQATASVANQLNKK from the coding sequence ATGATCAGAATGGTTTTGATTCGGCACGGGGAAAGCGCCTGGAATCTGGAAAACCGCTTTACCGGATGGACTGATGTTGATCTTACCGAAAAGGGGATTGCCGAGGCTCATCAGGCTGGCAGGCTTCTGAAAGAAGAGGGTTATACATTCGATCTGGCCCATACTTCAGTGTTGAAGCGGGCGATCAGGACATTATGGATTGTGCTGGACGAGATGGAGCTGATGTGGCTGCCTGTGCATCGGTCGTGGCGGCTCAACGAACGCCATTACGGGGCCTTGCAAGGGCTCAACAAGAAGGATACCGCCGATAAGTACGGCATGGAACAGGTGCATATCTGGCGAAGAAGTTATGACACCCCGCCGCCTGCCTTGGAAACGACAGACGAGCGTTTTTCGGGCAGCGACCCAAGGTATAGGGGGTTAGAGCCAGCGGAGCTGCCAGTGGGGGAATCGCTGAAAAATACGCTGGAGAGGGTCCTTCCCTACTGGCATGAAGCGATTGTCCCGGAGCTCCGCGCGGGCAAGAAATTAGTGATCGTGGCGCATGGAAACAGCATCCGCGCCCTGGTGAAGTACCTGGACGATGTCCCCGACAATGTGATTACCGAGCTGAATATCCCGACAGGCATTCCGCTGATCTATGAGCTTGACGACCAGCTACGCGCCGTCAACCATTTCTATCTGGGGGATCAGGATGCCGTCGCCCAGGCAACCGCGTCAGTGGCGAATCAGTTGAACAAAAAATAA
- a CDS encoding succinate dehydrogenase, protein MEDTKNADRIIRRRDSLSLSEWRATQVGMWAWLIQRFSALLIVILIALHLVYPYMVSLQAIMAFLVFLHACLGLRVIFLDLGADTALHKTLFYVMIALAFVLFVIVLKYRILYF, encoded by the coding sequence ATGGAAGATACAAAAAATGCCGACCGTATCATACGCAGAAGGGATTCGCTGAGTCTCTCCGAATGGCGTGCAACGCAGGTAGGGATGTGGGCATGGCTTATACAGAGATTTTCTGCGCTTTTGATCGTTATTCTGATCGCGCTTCATCTGGTCTATCCCTATATGGTGAGCCTGCAGGCCATCATGGCATTTTTAGTGTTTCTCCACGCGTGTTTGGGATTGCGGGTGATTTTTCTCGATCTGGGCGCCGATACCGCCCTCCACAAAACCCTGTTTTATGTCATGATCGCCTTGGCCTTCGTCCTTTTTGTGATCGTGCTTAAATACCGGATATTATACTTCTGA
- a CDS encoding cytochrome b N-terminal domain-containing protein: MEQTLGSKMGAWELLKTKFFYKPLSKDIGWWYTLGSLSFFLFIIQVITGFLLAGNYVPTLKEAYGSVEYIQNELTLGWLIRGVHHWASHFMVLTVFIHLLRAFFHGGYKKPNQFIWVTGLCLFFLTALMALTGYILPWSDRSYWAATILAKVFEFLPLIGGWLANMVGGIQVGGLTLTRYGSLHMILLPMAILAVIANHVALIQIHGEKGPPPRAGIEVGTQPFFPYQLAKDAIASLLMMAALFILARYVGVPADPAAQPLASINSVPKPEWFILFGYEILKMFEGKSIVIALTVFPLFGIAVLLFLPFYDKNPERAYTKRPLAIATGFGAVILILYLTLIAEVSSPLPGKFFAPDRPLTVKELAGLALFEKNVCYSCHSIEGVGMKNAPDLWKVGTKRDQEFLRNLLKDPDKTLGKKGKMVKYHLDDADREALVSYLRSIDFTHYKAKRIEPSLFRSAHIIYRNEQGITDREVSGRTQQIVALLEKNKEELHEKSPLAKTSREEIAQLAGYFAANYK, translated from the coding sequence ATGGAGCAGACTCTGGGAAGCAAAATGGGGGCGTGGGAACTGCTGAAGACGAAATTCTTTTACAAACCCCTCTCCAAGGATATTGGCTGGTGGTACACGCTGGGCTCTCTCAGCTTTTTTCTCTTCATCATCCAGGTTATAACGGGGTTCCTGCTGGCCGGCAACTACGTCCCTACGCTTAAGGAGGCATACGGCAGCGTGGAGTACATCCAGAATGAACTGACGCTGGGCTGGCTGATCAGGGGCGTCCACCACTGGGCCTCCCACTTCATGGTGTTGACGGTGTTTATCCATCTGCTCCGGGCTTTTTTCCACGGCGGATATAAAAAACCGAACCAGTTTATCTGGGTAACCGGCCTGTGTCTGTTCTTTCTGACCGCCCTGATGGCGCTCACCGGCTATATCCTGCCGTGGTCAGACCGTTCTTACTGGGCGGCCACCATCCTGGCGAAGGTTTTTGAATTCCTGCCGCTGATCGGCGGCTGGCTGGCCAACATGGTCGGAGGCATTCAGGTCGGAGGCCTGACGCTGACCCGCTACGGCTCCTTGCACATGATTCTGCTGCCGATGGCGATTCTGGCCGTTATCGCCAACCATGTGGCGCTCATTCAGATCCACGGCGAGAAGGGACCTCCCCCCCGCGCCGGGATCGAGGTCGGTACGCAGCCATTTTTCCCCTACCAACTCGCCAAGGACGCGATCGCCTCTTTGCTGATGATGGCGGCCTTGTTCATACTGGCCCGCTATGTCGGCGTTCCGGCAGACCCCGCGGCGCAACCGCTGGCGTCGATCAATTCCGTCCCCAAACCGGAGTGGTTTATCCTCTTCGGCTATGAAATACTGAAGATGTTTGAGGGTAAATCGATTGTTATTGCCTTAACGGTTTTTCCCTTGTTCGGGATCGCCGTTCTGCTCTTTCTGCCCTTCTACGACAAGAACCCGGAGCGCGCCTACACAAAGAGACCGCTTGCCATTGCCACGGGCTTTGGCGCCGTCATTCTTATCCTGTACCTGACGCTTATCGCCGAGGTTTCCTCGCCTCTGCCTGGTAAATTTTTTGCCCCGGATCGTCCGCTTACCGTCAAGGAGCTGGCCGGACTGGCGCTTTTTGAAAAAAATGTTTGCTACAGCTGCCACAGCATCGAAGGGGTGGGCATGAAAAATGCGCCCGATCTGTGGAAGGTCGGCACGAAAAGAGACCAGGAATTCTTGCGGAATCTGCTGAAGGATCCCGACAAAACCCTGGGCAAAAAGGGGAAAATGGTAAAATATCATCTCGATGACGCCGATCGGGAAGCGCTGGTGAGCTACCTGCGCAGCATCGATTTTACGCATTACAAGGCGAAGCGGATAGAACCGTCCCTGTTTCGGAGCGCCCATATTATCTATCGCAACGAACAGGGGATAACAGACCGGGAGGTCAGTGGCAGGACGCAGCAAATAGTCGCTTTGCTTGAGAAAAACAAAGAGGAATTGCACGAGAAAAGCCCGCTTGCGAAAACCTCCCGGGAAGAGATCGCCCAGCTTGCCGGGTATTTCGCGGCAAACTACAAATAA
- the sdhB gene encoding succinate dehydrogenase iron-sulfur subunit, whose amino-acid sequence MAQIGEKAVLEILRYDPQADKKPHYETYEVPVVKGLTVLESLYYILENYDGSLAYRSSCRAAVCGSCGMKINDKFALACRTLVENIKSPRIKVEPLANLPLIKDLVVDMTDFYEKYTLVEPFLIPKEIPPEKEFYQSPDDRKSVDGLVECIMCGACYAACTMAGWDQKFPGPFGMLAADGKLRDTRDKLGSERIVNLSDEHGIWRCHDEFNCMEACPKQLSPTGAIHHLKRTAVKYRFTSPQREELVDEETKPLPVAFPEAVSARRNFMKTAFWGGAGAIGAGFLLMFPPLFSEPARGWESGWIKWGEMPNLQPDVPLEIAYNRQKWERGKLVSYPKRAYLVKDEAGALSAMDPTCTHLGCICYWDESIRMFLCPCHGGAFNKEGKVTLGPPPAPLAHLKVKVEGGILYLQEEVA is encoded by the coding sequence ATGGCTCAAATAGGCGAAAAGGCGGTTCTTGAGATACTGCGCTATGATCCTCAGGCAGACAAAAAACCTCATTATGAGACCTATGAAGTTCCCGTTGTCAAAGGGCTGACGGTTCTGGAATCTCTCTATTACATCCTGGAAAACTACGACGGCAGCTTGGCCTACCGTTCCTCATGCCGGGCGGCGGTTTGCGGGTCGTGCGGGATGAAGATCAACGACAAGTTTGCCCTGGCCTGCCGGACCCTCGTCGAAAACATAAAATCGCCCCGGATCAAGGTCGAACCCCTCGCCAATTTGCCGCTGATCAAGGATCTGGTCGTGGATATGACCGATTTTTACGAAAAATACACACTTGTCGAACCCTTCCTGATTCCCAAGGAGATCCCTCCCGAAAAGGAATTTTACCAGTCTCCCGATGACCGCAAGAGCGTTGACGGCCTTGTGGAGTGCATCATGTGCGGCGCCTGTTACGCGGCCTGCACCATGGCTGGATGGGATCAGAAATTTCCCGGTCCTTTCGGCATGCTGGCCGCGGACGGCAAACTCCGGGATACAAGAGACAAGCTGGGCAGCGAGCGCATTGTCAATCTCTCCGACGAGCATGGGATCTGGCGCTGCCATGACGAATTCAACTGCATGGAGGCCTGCCCGAAACAGCTCTCGCCCACCGGTGCGATCCACCACCTGAAGAGGACAGCGGTCAAGTATCGTTTCACCTCGCCCCAGCGAGAAGAGCTGGTCGATGAAGAGACGAAGCCGTTGCCTGTGGCGTTCCCGGAGGCCGTTTCTGCGAGAAGAAACTTCATGAAAACGGCATTTTGGGGTGGCGCCGGGGCGATCGGCGCCGGATTTCTGCTCATGTTTCCGCCCCTGTTCAGCGAACCGGCGCGGGGTTGGGAGTCGGGCTGGATAAAGTGGGGCGAGATGCCAAATTTGCAGCCGGACGTTCCGCTGGAAATAGCCTACAACAGACAGAAATGGGAACGGGGCAAGCTTGTTTCCTACCCGAAAAGGGCATATCTCGTCAAAGATGAAGCAGGCGCCCTCTCCGCGATGGATCCCACCTGCACGCATCTCGGCTGCATCTGCTACTGGGACGAATCCATTCGCATGTTTTTATGCCCCTGCCACGGCGGCGCTTTCAATAAGGAAGGGAAAGTCACATTAGGACCTCCCCCGGCGCCACTGGCCCATCTTAAAGTCAAGGTCGAAGGGGGGATACTCTATCTCCAGGAGGAGGTCGCATAA
- a CDS encoding FAD-binding protein produces MMDVHAHELIVVGGGLAGTRAVDEAALRGVDVGWISKIYPIRSHSGEAQGGINAAMCNHPDGKDDSPERHGYDTAKGGDFLGDQDAILIMTEQAPKTVREMDHWGVPFSRFADGSIAQRPFGGAAFPRTCYGADRTGHFLLHAVYQKYLTLKDRVQLYDEYYAVGLIIEDNVCHGLTAFNMRTGKLEAFLGHAVIFGTGGSGRVYGRTTNSYSSTALGVTMPYWAGVPIKDMEFVQFHPTCITGKHILMTEGARGEGGYLINNDGERFMKRYAPKAIELAPRDMVSRSIETELIAGRGIKGEKYVYLDIRHLGRAKIDERLPGIKAICVDFLGIDPVTEPIPIRPAQHYSMGGIDCDHTCKTEVEGFYAAGECACVSVHGANRLGGNSLLETIVFGEIAGRNASLAIQGKGAPKDYSLVKDALRKKEKELEELYNRGGSEDPYKIRDEVHDIVDNKVQIFRNKADLESALQEIRAVKKRFRNIRSATKGSVFNFDRTWTLEIAAGIDLAEVIALGALAREESRGAHSRTDFPNRDDANWQKHTIARFTEDGPELSYKPVTITKWQPEERKY; encoded by the coding sequence TTGATGGATGTTCATGCCCACGAGTTGATTGTTGTCGGAGGAGGGTTGGCGGGAACGAGGGCAGTTGACGAGGCGGCCCTCAGGGGGGTGGATGTCGGCTGGATATCCAAGATTTATCCCATCCGTTCCCATTCCGGAGAGGCGCAGGGAGGAATCAATGCCGCCATGTGCAATCATCCGGATGGAAAGGACGACAGTCCCGAACGTCACGGCTATGATACAGCCAAGGGCGGGGATTTTCTCGGCGATCAGGATGCAATTCTGATCATGACCGAACAGGCCCCGAAGACGGTCCGCGAGATGGACCACTGGGGCGTTCCCTTTTCCCGCTTTGCCGATGGCTCCATCGCCCAGCGGCCTTTCGGCGGGGCGGCTTTCCCCAGAACATGCTATGGGGCCGACAGAACCGGCCACTTTCTGCTGCACGCCGTTTACCAGAAATATCTGACCCTCAAAGACAGGGTGCAGCTCTACGACGAGTACTATGCCGTCGGTTTGATCATCGAAGATAACGTCTGCCACGGTTTGACCGCTTTCAACATGCGTACCGGCAAGTTGGAGGCGTTTCTTGGCCATGCGGTCATTTTTGGAACCGGGGGATCGGGCCGGGTGTATGGGCGCACCACCAATTCCTACAGCTCCACCGCCCTGGGCGTAACGATGCCGTACTGGGCGGGAGTGCCAATCAAGGACATGGAATTCGTTCAGTTTCATCCTACCTGCATTACCGGCAAACATATCCTGATGACCGAAGGCGCCCGGGGCGAGGGAGGATATCTGATCAATAATGACGGGGAGCGTTTCATGAAGCGCTATGCCCCGAAGGCGATTGAACTGGCGCCGCGGGATATGGTTTCCCGTTCGATAGAAACCGAGCTGATCGCTGGGCGCGGCATCAAGGGCGAAAAATATGTCTATCTCGATATCCGGCACCTCGGCCGGGCGAAAATCGACGAGAGGCTGCCGGGAATAAAGGCCATCTGCGTGGATTTTCTGGGAATTGACCCGGTCACGGAGCCGATCCCCATCCGCCCCGCCCAGCATTATTCGATGGGCGGGATCGATTGCGATCACACCTGCAAGACGGAGGTGGAGGGGTTCTACGCGGCGGGGGAATGCGCCTGTGTCAGCGTTCATGGGGCCAATCGTCTCGGCGGCAACTCCCTGCTCGAAACCATTGTTTTTGGAGAAATCGCCGGTCGGAACGCCTCCCTGGCGATCCAGGGCAAGGGGGCGCCCAAGGATTACAGCCTGGTGAAGGATGCGCTCCGGAAGAAGGAAAAGGAACTGGAGGAACTTTACAATCGCGGCGGTTCGGAAGACCCTTACAAAATCAGGGACGAGGTGCATGACATCGTTGACAACAAGGTGCAGATCTTCAGAAACAAGGCTGATTTGGAGTCTGCCCTGCAGGAGATCAGGGCGGTCAAGAAGCGGTTCCGCAATATCCGCTCCGCCACCAAGGGCAGCGTCTTCAATTTTGATCGGACATGGACCCTGGAGATTGCGGCCGGCATAGATCTGGCGGAGGTGATTGCACTTGGCGCCCTTGCCCGGGAAGAAAGTCGGGGAGCTCACTCCCGAACGGATTTTCCGAACCGCGATGATGCAAATTGGCAGAAACACACCATTGCCAGATTTACGGAAGACGGCCCGGAGCTTTCCTATAAACCTGTCACCATCACGAAATGGCAACCGGAAGAAAGGAAATATTAA